Genomic DNA from Acetilactobacillus jinshanensis:
AGCCGTTTGAATCGAATGACCTGGGTCATCGTCTTTGTTATCTTTGGTTTCAGTCTAGTTGTCGTTGGTGGGTTCCAAACCGTTCAGACGTTCTGTACGATTGCCGGATTCCCAGTTCTATTCATTTTCCCGCTGTTGTTAGCGTCAATCATCAAGATGTTGCACAGCGATCCGAGTGTTAACCACTTTAAGATGATCGCGGCGCACCCGATGCACAGGTTTATGACCCGTCGTCAACGGCGCCGTCGTCGGAACGACTTACGAACCTGGGCTCGTGAAACCGCTAAAGATAAGGACTAAAAGTAAAAAATAATAAAGGGCTGATTGATCTCAGCCCTTTTTGTATATAGGAGCTAAACGTATGAAAAAAGTATTAATTCCTAGTAATTATAAGAACATTTTAACTAAGTTAGTAAGACAAGACGGCTTTCAGCCAGTCTGCTTAAAAGATCAGCAGCCGAGCACCATTTTGGCTCAGGCGCCTGACATCAGTGGTGCGATGTTGATGGTTGGTCCGTTTCCTGGTTCGTTAATGAAGAAGTTGCCTAATCTAAAAATCGTTACCCGAATGGGCGTTGGCTACGATAACGTTGATTACAAAGCAGCTGCTAAGCAGGGGATCTGGGCCACCCATACGCCTGGTTCTAACCAAGTTTCCGTTGCTGAAAACACGGTTGCCGATATTTTGGTGTTATCCAAGCGTCTTTTTACCACGTCATCTCTAATGCGTGGTGAACAGCCAATTGCCAATTACAAGCCCCGCATTTTAAAGGGGAAGACCGTCGGTGTCGTTGGTTACGGTCATATTGCTCGGCAGGTCATCAAGATGCTGTCCGGCTTTGGCGTTAAGATTTTAATCTGGGATCGTCACCCGAAGACTTCTAAATACGGTAAATTCGTTGACTGGAAGACGTTATTCACCCAGTCTGATTACGTAACGTTGCATATCCCGGCCACAGCTGACACAACTCATTGCGTCAATATGAAGACCTTTAAGATGATGAAGAATAGTGCCTTCATCGTTAACTTCGGTCGGGGAACTTTAATTAATCAGACTGACATGGTCAACGCTTTAAAGCAGCATGAAATTCAAGGTGCCGCATTAGACGTCTTTGAAAAAGAACCGTTACCGAAACAGAGTCAGCTCCGTCAGTTACCAAACGTCTTTATTACACCGCATTGTGCCGGAAAGACCGTCGAATCTCACCGTAAGACCGCTGAAATGGCTGAACGGGATGTCGCTCGAGTTTTAAACGGTAAGGAACCGTTGTATCCGGTTAACCAGCCTAAATAATTTTATAAAATAATAAAATCGCTAATGCTTGATTGGCTAAGTCTGATCAAGCATTTTTTGTTTATACCTAACTTTCATCTATGAAATCAACAGTGCTCAATTCTTATTTGAACACTGTTTAAATTCATGAAAAAAGTAACATCATAACTGTATTAATGATTACGTGTGTTGCTTGTTCCAAACAATGTAAGCGCTTACGGAAAGACAAATGAGCAACTGATTTTCATGGAGATGAAGATTAATGTCTACATCTAAAAACAATAATAAGATGAAATTTAGTACGTTTCTGATCTTCCTGATTGGAGCCCTTGGTGGTTTACTGTTTGGGTTCGATACCGGGATCATTTCAGGTGCGTCTCCGTTAATTGAAACTAACTTTCATTTAACGATTACTGAAACTGGATTTATTACTTCATCGGTCTTAGTTGGTTCTGCAATCGGTGCCTTATGCATTGGTTCTTTATCAGACCACTATGGTCGTAAGCGATTACTTCAGTGGTCCGCCGTTCTATTCCTTATTGGTTCGGCATTATCGATGTTCGCTGTTGGCTTCGTATCAATGATCATTGCCCGTATCATCTTAGGCTTTGCCGTTGGTGCTGCTTCAGCATTAACACCTGCATACTTAGTTGAATTAGCTGATACCAAGCACCGTGGATCATTAGGGACCATGTTCCAATTAATGATCACCTTAGGTATTTTACTAGCTTACGTATCTAACTTAGGTTTCTTACACCATAACTTATTAGGTGTACGTGACTGGCGTTGGATGCTTGGTTCAGCTTTGATCCCATCCTTACTTCTATTCTTCGGATCATTAATTTTACCAGAATCACCACGTTACTTAGTTAAGCATGGGTACATAAGTCGAGCTCGTAATATTTTACATAAATTACGTGCTGGTACTAGCGATGATCCTGACAAGGAATTAGCTGGTATTGAAAAGTTAATGTCCAAGAAGCAGGGTGGCTTGAAGACATTATTCAAGATCGCTACACCATCTATTTTGATCACGATTGGTTTAATGTTCTTCCAGCAATTCGCTGGTATCAATGCCGTTATTTACTTCTTACCACAAATCTTTATTAAGTCATTCCACTTTGCAACGAGTGATTCAATTTGGATTTCCGTTGGTGTTGGGATCGTTAACTTTGTATCAACCGTTGTTGCTTACAAGATCATGGATCACTTCAACCGTAAGAGTGTCTTGATCTTTGGTTCCATTGTTATGACCGTATCATTAGGTCTCTTAGCAATCTTGAACTACACCTTGAGTCCTTCCTCAACAGCTGTTCCAACGATCATCTTAATCATGATTTACATCGTTGGCTTCGCTGTTTCATGGGGCCCATTAGTATGGGTAATCATGAACGAAATCTTACCATTCAGTGTCCGTGGTGTTGGTGCTGCCATTGGTTCCGCTACGAACTGGATCTGTGATTTCATCGTTTCACAAACCTTACTTACGTTATTAACATTCTTTGGTAATAACGTTGGTGGTCCGTTTGCTATTTACGCAATCCTTTCATTCATTTCAATGTTCTTCGTAATCTTCCTCGTACCAGAAACCCGAGGCAAATCCTTAGAACAGATTGAAACTAATGAAATCAATCGTTTCCACCGCAAGCATGCCGAAACTAAATAATTAAATTCATTACAATTACGCCTAACAAAAAAGATCTGATTTTTATACAAATCAGATCTTTTTTATTTATATCTTTAACGTTATTTCGTACTTGCGAATTTTTGGTGAAGATAATTTTGAATTGCGCTTTGTTTCTGAGCCGATGTGGATTTTCCATTAGTTATGTTACTGAGTCGTTGAGTAATTGAATTTTCTTCGTTAACGTTACTTCGCTGGTAGATGTTGAGGATTCTCTGGCTTTGAGCTTCTGAATAGTGAAGCTTAATTAACCAATGACCCAGTAATTTTTCACCTTGCTTAGGTGATAACCGGTTGGCGTGTTGATGTTTGATCATCTTATGATGATGAACGGTTGATTTAACATGATGCTTGGGACGAGCTGGTCTTTCAACATGTGAATGACTAGCTTGATGCTCCACATTTTGATTATGATGGACACCAATCGCAACGCCACCGATAAATAACACGATCAAGATTGCGACAACGGTAAGCCATAACTTCCTGGTGAATTTCTGGTACTGTTGCTTCGGGAATTGGCGAGGCGGAATTGGTTTCGGTTTGACCGGCTTTCTTGATTGTGATTTTGCCGATTTATTTTGGTTTAGGTTATTTAGTAACTGATGGAATTGATCCACGATTATCGACTCCTGTATGAATTAAAGGTAACAATTCTTATTATAACCGCAAAACAAAAAGCTGAGTTATTAATTATAGATTAATGACCCAGCTTTTTAGATTTTAGATTTAATTTAACGATTAGTCAGCATCTTTAACCCAGTCAGGCATGAACTTCTTATCATACTTATGATCCTGGGAAGTTAATAACCATGGACCGTTCTTAGTGATGGCTAAGGTAGCTTCGTATTGAGCGGACTTAGTACCATCAGCACTCATGTAGTAGGTCCAGTCATCTTTCTTAACGTAATGTTCCTTGATGTGCCAAGTACCACCTAAGATAACCATTGGTTCGATGGTGAAAGTCATGCCAGGTTTGATTAATAAGCCCTGACCTTTTTCACCATAGGCCGGTACGTTGGGCTTTTCATGAATGGAAGGCTGGATTCCATGACCGATTAATTCTTTAACGTCACCCATGTGGTTAACGTCTTCGATGTAATGCTGGCAAGCGTAACCAATGTCACCTAAACGGTTACCTGGTTGAGCCTGTTCGATACCTTTATACATGGCATCGTGGCAAACAGCCATCAAATGTTCAACTTCTTTAGAACACTTACCAACGCCGTAGCACCAGCAAGAATCACTTTCGAAGCCTTTGTAGTTGACACACATGTCAACCTTAACGACATCGTCATCTTTAAGCTTTAAGCCTTTTCGCGGAATTCCGTGGGCAACTTCATCGTTGATTGAAATACAGGTGGCGTATTTGTAGCCATCGAAACCGATCTGGGATGGAAAAGCACCATGATCTCGAATGTAATGGTTAGCGAATTCTTCGATGTCCCAGGTATCGATACCCGGTTTGATTAACTTATGTAAGCCCTTATGAACGCCGGCTAAAATCTGGCCGGACTTCCACATCATTTTGATTTCACGAGGGGATTTTAACGTAATCAAAATATAAGTCTCCTTTAAAATATATCTCAGTACTTATTATAACAGGCGTAAGGATAAAAATATTGTTTATCCAAAAAAGCGGCTTTCTTTTTGGCTAATTTCAAAAATCCCTAACTAAACTACTGACATTTAATCCAATATCGGTTATTCTAGAAAACGAATGTTCGATTTAACGAAATTTATGAAATGATGAAGGAAATGATTTTGTGAGTAAATGGTTACAACACACCATCGAATTAATCGTCGTCTGTGTCGCCTTAATCGGAGTGGCGGTGTTCTATAACACTCATCAGGTTAGCACCGGTGGTCACACTACCCACCATCACTTAAGAACGGCTCGTCAGGTTGCTAGTAGTGACGAAGTTCCGACCCTGTACTTTCATGGCTTGCAGGGGACCGCTCGCTCAACGAACCATTTAATTGATACCGCCGCTAGAACCGATGGCCAGCGAGCTATGATCATCAACGTTGACCGAAACGGTCGCTTAGATTGTCGTGGTAGTATTCGTAAAAATATGAAGCACCCGTTGGTTCAGGTCAATTTCTTGGATAACATGGCACCCGTTAGTCGGCAGGTTCAGTGGGCCCACCAAATTTTGATGCTAATGAAGTCAAAGTATCACATTAATAAGTACAATGCGATTGCCCATTCGGCCGGTGCAATTACTGTTTTAGAAACTACTGATAGGTATGGTACTCAGAAGAACGTGGCTCACTTGAGTCGTTTTGCTTCGATTGCCGGGCCGTATGATGGTGTGATTGGGATGAACGATCAACCTAATCAAAACACCATTAATCGTCAGGGAAAACCACAGATTTTTTACCACAGTAACCGTTGGTACCCAGGTTATGAGCAGTTGCTAAGAGACAGTCGTCACTTCCCGAAGGGCGTTAAGGTCTTAAATATCTACGGTCGAATTGATCGAAAGGTCAATGCTGATGGATATGTAACTAACGTGTCCGCTCGATCATTAAAGTATTTGCTTCACGGTCGTGACGTTAGCTATGAAGAAGTCCCGATCTACGGCCGTTATGCCGAACATAGTTGGTTGCATCACAATTCAGTCGTTGACCGGATCGTAAATCGATTTATTTTTAATAAATAAATGCTACTAAGTCGAGCTCATTTTGAGCTCGACTTTTTGTTTGGGCCGAACATGTTCTTTCTTTCACATCATTTTTATTTTAGGGTATAATAACAATCGAACTACTTTATAATGATTATAAATTAGAAGGTGGAAATAGATGAAAAAGAAAAATGTGGCAATTGATTTAGAAGGCCACAAGTATAACCTGTTAGCCTTTGTACTGGTATTGCTGTTTGGTAGTTTTACCATGTCAATCAGTCAATCATCCGTTTCAACGGCTTACCCAACGTTGATGAAGTCGTTTGGAATTTCTGGAACGACCGTTCAATGGTTAACGACTGGTTTAATGTTAATCATGTGTGTCATGATGCCAGCTAGTCCATGGTTCCTGAACAACATGAAGTTCAAGACGTTGTTCCTGTGGATTTTAGGAATGTTTGACGTCGGAACGTTGATTATTGTACTAACGCCGAATTTCTGGACAATGATGATTGGTCGAACCTTAGAAGCCCTGGCAATGGGGATTCTGTTCCCGTCATTCCAGTCCGTTTTGTTATACATAACACCAAAGAATCAGCGTGGTAGTATCATGGGCCTCGCAGGACTAGTTATGGGATCGGCATTAGCTTGTGGTCCAATCGTTTCCGGTGTTATCATGAATTTCACCTCATGGCGAGGCATTTTTATCTTCTTCATGATTATTATCACAGTCATCTTTGTATTATCCTTATTCTTTATCAAAGATGTAATGCCACAGAAAAAGAGCCACTTGGATGTCTTATCCGTCATCTATTCCATCGGCTTAATTGGAATTTTATACTTTATCGACCTATTCAAGAACGGCTTCAGTAACATTAGCGTTTGGAATTATGTTGTCTTAGTCGTTAGTGTAATCATGGTAATTCTATTTGTTTACCGTCAGTTACACATGAAGAAGCCACTCTTAAACTTACGAGTTATGAAGACCTTTAATTATGACTTAGCCGTTGGTTTAACCTGCTTCTCATACATTGCTTTAATCGTTGTTACGATTATCTTCCCACTGTACTACCAGAACGTCTTGGGGACATCCAAGTTAGTTTCTGGTTTGGCACTAGTTCCAGGTGCCGTCTTCTTAAGTCTTTTAAACCCATATACTGGTAAGTTAACTGGTACGATTGGTTTTAAGAAGACCATGTTAATTGGTATGGCAATGATTCTAGTTGGTTGGGGTCTTTTAAGTGTTACCTCTAACTTAGGCATCGTTGCCATGATGGTCTTAGCAGCCATTATCGAAGGTGGGAACGC
This window encodes:
- a CDS encoding phosphoglycerate dehydrogenase, with product MKKVLIPSNYKNILTKLVRQDGFQPVCLKDQQPSTILAQAPDISGAMLMVGPFPGSLMKKLPNLKIVTRMGVGYDNVDYKAAAKQGIWATHTPGSNQVSVAENTVADILVLSKRLFTTSSLMRGEQPIANYKPRILKGKTVGVVGYGHIARQVIKMLSGFGVKILIWDRHPKTSKYGKFVDWKTLFTQSDYVTLHIPATADTTHCVNMKTFKMMKNSAFIVNFGRGTLINQTDMVNALKQHEIQGAALDVFEKEPLPKQSQLRQLPNVFITPHCAGKTVESHRKTAEMAERDVARVLNGKEPLYPVNQPK
- a CDS encoding sugar porter family MFS transporter codes for the protein MSTSKNNNKMKFSTFLIFLIGALGGLLFGFDTGIISGASPLIETNFHLTITETGFITSSVLVGSAIGALCIGSLSDHYGRKRLLQWSAVLFLIGSALSMFAVGFVSMIIARIILGFAVGAASALTPAYLVELADTKHRGSLGTMFQLMITLGILLAYVSNLGFLHHNLLGVRDWRWMLGSALIPSLLLFFGSLILPESPRYLVKHGYISRARNILHKLRAGTSDDPDKELAGIEKLMSKKQGGLKTLFKIATPSILITIGLMFFQQFAGINAVIYFLPQIFIKSFHFATSDSIWISVGVGIVNFVSTVVAYKIMDHFNRKSVLIFGSIVMTVSLGLLAILNYTLSPSSTAVPTIILIMIYIVGFAVSWGPLVWVIMNEILPFSVRGVGAAIGSATNWICDFIVSQTLLTLLTFFGNNVGGPFAIYAILSFISMFFVIFLVPETRGKSLEQIETNEINRFHRKHAETK
- the map gene encoding type I methionyl aminopeptidase; this translates as MITLKSPREIKMMWKSGQILAGVHKGLHKLIKPGIDTWDIEEFANHYIRDHGAFPSQIGFDGYKYATCISINDEVAHGIPRKGLKLKDDDVVKVDMCVNYKGFESDSCWCYGVGKCSKEVEHLMAVCHDAMYKGIEQAQPGNRLGDIGYACQHYIEDVNHMGDVKELIGHGIQPSIHEKPNVPAYGEKGQGLLIKPGMTFTIEPMVILGGTWHIKEHYVKKDDWTYYMSADGTKSAQYEATLAITKNGPWLLTSQDHKYDKKFMPDWVKDAD
- a CDS encoding alpha/beta hydrolase, whose amino-acid sequence is MSKWLQHTIELIVVCVALIGVAVFYNTHQVSTGGHTTHHHLRTARQVASSDEVPTLYFHGLQGTARSTNHLIDTAARTDGQRAMIINVDRNGRLDCRGSIRKNMKHPLVQVNFLDNMAPVSRQVQWAHQILMLMKSKYHINKYNAIAHSAGAITVLETTDRYGTQKNVAHLSRFASIAGPYDGVIGMNDQPNQNTINRQGKPQIFYHSNRWYPGYEQLLRDSRHFPKGVKVLNIYGRIDRKVNADGYVTNVSARSLKYLLHGRDVSYEEVPIYGRYAEHSWLHHNSVVDRIVNRFIFNK
- a CDS encoding MFS transporter, yielding MKKKNVAIDLEGHKYNLLAFVLVLLFGSFTMSISQSSVSTAYPTLMKSFGISGTTVQWLTTGLMLIMCVMMPASPWFLNNMKFKTLFLWILGMFDVGTLIIVLTPNFWTMMIGRTLEALAMGILFPSFQSVLLYITPKNQRGSIMGLAGLVMGSALACGPIVSGVIMNFTSWRGIFIFFMIIITVIFVLSLFFIKDVMPQKKSHLDVLSVIYSIGLIGILYFIDLFKNGFSNISVWNYVVLVVSVIMVILFVYRQLHMKKPLLNLRVMKTFNYDLAVGLTCFSYIALIVVTIIFPLYYQNVLGTSKLVSGLALVPGAVFLSLLNPYTGKLTGTIGFKKTMLIGMAMILVGWGLLSVTSNLGIVAMMVLAAIIEGGNAFVMMPSVTMGANSLPKDLVSHGTALITTMRQILGSTGVVVAMLILTNVSGGNVAMVSRSALRMGFHATFIVFFIIEIVGIITAFMIKNPRKATK